From the Gramella sp. Hel_I_59 genome, one window contains:
- a CDS encoding carboxypeptidase-like regulatory domain-containing protein produces the protein MNAKLLNPISGKSSLLFFLSFILGSLQIYAFQPSAKAFNEYKGEVVNERTGRPISSAYLSLNNSNISTITNADGVFSLKVPEDMTEATVTISVLGFQSKTLPLDYFKPEDTRIELSETMEELTEVSLYKATNPRLLVQDMLDKKDENYLSDQSIMTSFYRETIKKGWNNVSLSEAVVKIHKTSYKDSKKDLVSLYKARKSTDYDKLDTLALKLRGGPFNTLYLDMMKYTEYVLRQGMMDSYDFSFDEPAKINDRYTYVVNFRERDESDPWYYGKLFIDAETSTLVKADYNLNVDNRNAAQEMFVKKKPNGAKVYPTELNYQVDYAQNNGKWHFAYGKAQMDYVVNWKRKIFNSKYKINSEMVVTDWQPYSEEEFKMNQELIRPNIVMVDDVSGFYDSQFWGNNNIIEPEKSIQNAIDKIKRKMD, from the coding sequence ATGAATGCAAAACTTTTAAACCCTATTTCAGGAAAAAGTAGCCTGCTATTTTTTCTAAGTTTTATTCTAGGTTCATTACAGATATATGCTTTTCAGCCTTCGGCTAAAGCGTTTAATGAATATAAAGGTGAAGTGGTGAATGAGAGGACCGGAAGGCCTATTTCTTCAGCATACCTTTCCCTGAATAATAGTAACATTTCAACCATCACGAATGCAGATGGTGTATTTTCCCTCAAAGTTCCAGAGGATATGACTGAAGCTACCGTGACCATATCTGTTCTTGGATTTCAAAGTAAAACCCTTCCCCTGGATTATTTCAAACCGGAAGATACCCGTATAGAACTTTCAGAAACTATGGAAGAACTTACGGAAGTTAGCTTATATAAGGCAACGAATCCACGTTTACTGGTTCAGGATATGCTGGACAAAAAGGATGAAAATTATCTTTCAGATCAAAGTATCATGACTTCCTTTTACCGGGAGACGATCAAGAAAGGTTGGAATAATGTCAGCTTATCTGAAGCAGTTGTAAAGATCCACAAAACATCTTATAAGGATAGCAAAAAAGATCTTGTATCTCTGTATAAAGCCAGAAAGAGCACAGATTACGATAAACTGGACACCCTGGCGTTAAAGCTACGCGGTGGCCCCTTTAATACATTATACCTGGATATGATGAAATACACAGAGTATGTACTTAGACAAGGTATGATGGATAGCTATGATTTTAGTTTTGATGAGCCTGCCAAGATTAATGATCGTTATACCTATGTTGTAAATTTCAGAGAACGTGATGAGTCAGATCCATGGTATTACGGGAAACTTTTTATCGATGCTGAAACTTCAACTCTGGTTAAAGCCGATTATAACCTGAACGTAGATAATAGAAATGCAGCTCAGGAAATGTTCGTAAAGAAAAAACCAAATGGAGCGAAAGTTTATCCTACTGAATTAAACTATCAGGTTGATTACGCTCAGAATAATGGGAAATGGCATTTTGCCTATGGAAAAGCGCAGATGGATTATGTAGTTAACTGGAAACGAAAGATATTCAATTCTAAATACAAGATCAATAGCGAAATGGTTGTGACCGACTGGCAGCCATATTCTGAAGAAGAATTTAAAATGAACCAGGAGTTAATAAGACCTAATATCGTGATGGTAGATGATGTTTCTGGATTCTATGACTCACAATTCTGGGGTAATAACAATATTATCGAACCTGAAAAATCTATTCAGAATGCAATTGATAAGATCAAACGTAAAATGGATTAA